From the Primulina tabacum isolate GXHZ01 chromosome 3, ASM2559414v2, whole genome shotgun sequence genome, one window contains:
- the LOC142540705 gene encoding LOW QUALITY PROTEIN: ribosome biogenesis protein BRX1 homolog 1-like (The sequence of the model RefSeq protein was modified relative to this genomic sequence to represent the inferred CDS: deleted 1 base in 1 codon) — protein sequence MGKKRKHSETEAAAIANKDEVAEERPKRTLLGFKDITGDTKENDIAPAGFRNKEKVLVTCTRRISFRYRHLMLNMVDLLPHCKKDNKVESKNSKGTALNELVELKSCSSCLFFECRKGRDLYLWMAKCPNGPSVKFLVNAVHTKEELKLTGNHLKGSRPILTFSSNFDQKPHWKLLKEMIMQIFGIPKDHRKSKPYHDHIFVFSIADDHIWFRNYQISCPHSGTHKIDRGDLEKMTLVEVGPRFCLKPIKIFGGSFGGPTLYENPFYVSPNQIRSLAKRQKAGKYAKKVKAKTRRKMHEMENPLEVDEFADMWKE from the exons ATGGGGAAGAAGCGGAAACACAGTGAAACGGAGGCTGCCGCCATTGCAAACAAGGATGAAGTTGCAGAAGAAAGGCCTAAACGGACTCTTCTTGGCTTTAAAGACATCACTGGGGATACAAAAGAAAACGATATTGCTCCAGCTGGTTTTAGGAATAAGGAGAAAGTATTGGTGACTTGCACGCGCCGCATCAGTTTCAG GTATCGGCATTTGATGTTGAATATGGTGGATCTTTTACCTCATTGTAAGAAAGATAACAAGGTCGAATCGAAGAATAGCAAAGGCACGGCTTTGAATGAGCTGGTCGAGCTGAAGAGCTGCTCTTCTTGTTTGTTTTTTGAG tGCAGAAAAGGTAGAGATCTCTATTTATGGATGGCCAAGTGCCCCAATGGCCCGTCTGTCAAGTTTTTAGTTAATGCAG TGCACACCAAGGAAGAACTGAAACTTACTGGAAATCATCTCAAGGGTTCTCGCCCCATCCTGACCTTTTCCTCGAATTTCGATCAAAAGCCTCACTGGAAGCTGTTAAAGGAGATGATTATGCAG ATATTTGGCATCCCGAAGGATCACCGGAAATCTAAACCTTACCACGATCACATTTTTGTCTTCTCGATTGCTGATGATCATATATGGTTCCGAAATTACCAG atttcatGCCCTCACAGT GGAACACATAAAATTGATCGCGGGGACTTGGAGAAGATGACTTTAGTTGAG GTTGGCCCAAGATTTTGTTTGAAGCCAATTAAGATATTTGGTGGCAGCTTTGGGGGTCCAACTCTCTATGAAAATCCATTTTATGTTTCGCCAAATCAG ATTCGCTCATTGGCAAAGAGGCAAAAGGCTGGTAAGTATGCGAAGAAAGTTAAAGCTAAAACCAGGAGGAAGATGCACGAGATGGAGAATCCATTAGAGGTTGATGAGTTTGCTGATATGTGGAAGGAGTGA
- the LOC142539015 gene encoding ABC transporter G family member 9-like: protein MGTEMVDVEAQIDREEYPAIFEKANRPVTLKFEEVVYNIKINQRGILKKNAQAEEKQILRGISGVVLPGEMLAMLGPSGSGKTTLLTALGGRLGGRLAGNITYNGMPFSNAMKCNTGFVTQDDALYPHLTVTETLVYTALLRLPRTLTKQEKVQHAEAVITQLGLSRCRDSIIGEPLLRGVSGGERKRVSIGQELLINPSLIFLDEPTSGLDSTAAQRIVSKLWELSNGGRTIVMTIHQPSSRLYYMFHKVLLLSEGNPIYFGKGSGALEYFASIGFAPSLAMNPADFLLDLANGVSTADSNENHTAIKQKLVSAYKTNLSDNVKSELKIDYQHHESTMDDKQFRRWSTTWWEQFSVLLRRGIKERKHDSFSRVKIGQVLAISILCGLLWWQSDISHLQDQVGLFFFYSGFWGFYPLFQAIFTFPQERMMLAKERASGMYRLSSYFMALTLGDLPMELVLPTVFVVITYWMAGLKQTPKYFFSALFTLLYSVLCSQGLGLAIGAIVMRQKSATILGSVIMLAFLLASGYYVHNVPKFIAWIKYISISQYTFRLLLGSQYKPGETYPCGSGKTCLVEDFPSVKPVGLDGRAASFLALAVMLVGYRVIAYVALIRIGVPKR from the exons ATGGGCACAGAGATGGTTGATGTGGAGGCGCAGATTGATCGGGAAGAATATCCGGCCATTTTTGAGAAGGCCAATCGCCCAGTCACATTGAAG TTCGAGGAAGTGGTCTACAATATCAAAATAAACCAACGTGGGATCCTAAAGAAAAATGCACAAGctgaagaaaaacaaatcttGAGAGGAATCTCCGGAGTCGTGCTTCCGGGCGAAATGTTAGCCATGCTCGGGCCATCCGGCAGTGGCAAAACTACATTGTTAACCGCTCTTGGTGGCCGACTTGGTGGGCGATTGGCTGGGAACATTACCTACAATGGCATGCCATTCTCAAACGCAATGAAGTGCAATACCGGATTCGTTACACAGGACGATGCCCTCTATCCTCACCTCACCGTGACTGAGACATTAGTATACACCGCACTCCTCCGCCTGCCTAGAACATTAACCAAGCAAGAAAAG GTACAACATGCCGAAGCTGTTATAACTCAGCTTGGATTATCAAGATGCAGGGATAGTATCATAGGGGAACCTCTTCTGAGGGGAGTCTCCGGGGGTGAACGAAAAAGGGTCAGTATTGGACAAGAGCTATTGATCAATCCAAGCCTTATTTTTCTTGATGAGCCAACTTCCGGGCTTGATTCAACCGCCGCTCAGAGAATTGTTTCCAAGCTTTGGGAGCTAAGTAATGGAGGACGAACTATAGTGATGACGATTCATCAGCCTTCTAGTAGGCTGTATTATATGTTTCATAAGGTTTTGTTGTTGTCTGAAGGTAATCCTATATACTTTGGGAAGGGATCGGGTGCGTTGGAATATTTCGCCTCCATTGGATTCGCTCCTTCACTTGCTATGAATCCTGCAGACTTCTTGTTAGACCTTGCCAATG GAGTTTCAACTGCTGATTCAAATGAAAACCATACAGCTATCAAGCAAAAGTTGGTGTCGGCATACAAGACTAATCTATCAGACAATGTGAAGTCGGAACTTAAAATCGACTACCAACACCATGAATCAACGATGGATGATAAGCAGTTTCGCCGATGGTCGACCACTTGGTGGGAACAATTTTCTGTTTTACTGAGACGAGGCATAAAAGAAAGGAAGCACGACTCTTTCTCACGTGTCAAGATAGGACAAGTGCTAGCCATCTCAATCCTATGTGGTCTATTGTGGTGGCAATCTGACATCAGTCACTTACAAGATCAG GTGGGACTTTTCTTCTTTTACTCAGGATTTTGGGGTTTCTACCCGCTCTTTCAAGCTATTTTCACCTTCCCTCAAGAACGTATGATGCTAGCTAAAGAACGAGCTTCTGGCATGTACCGCCTCTCCTCATACTTCATGGCTCTAACCTTGGGTGACTTACCAATGGAACTAGTCCTACCCACGGTTTTCGTCGTCATAACTTACTGGATGGCCGGCCTGAAACAAacaccaaaatatttcttttcgGCCCTATTCACTCTCCTCTACAGCGTTCTATGTTCTCAAGGTCTCGGGTTAGCCATAGGCGCCATTGTTATGCGTCAAAAATCAGCCACTATCCTTGGTTCAGTAATCATGCTAGCATTCCTTCTGGCAAGCGGATACTACGTCCACAATGTGCCTAAGTTCATCGCATGGATCAAGTATATATCGATTAGTCAGTATACATTCAGGCTCTTGTTGGGATCACAATATAAGCCCGGGGAAACATATCCCTGTGGCTCTGGTAAGACTTGTTTAGTCGAAGATTTCCCGTCCGTGAAGCCGGTCGGGCTCGACGGACGAGCCGCTTCTTTTCTGGCCCTGGCAGTAATGCTTGTAGGTTACAGGGTTATCGCATATGTCGCACTTATTAGAATTGGTGTGCCAAAGCGGTAA